The DNA region CCGGGGCGCGGTGCTGATCGGGATGAGCGAGCGCACCACCCCGCAGGCGGTGGAGATGCTGGCCCGCGGCCTGTTCGCGGCGGGCTCGGCCCGGACCATCGTGGCGCTGGACATGCCCAAGCGGCGGGCGTTCATGCACCTGGACACCGTGATGACGATGGTCGACGGCGACACCTTCACCCAGTACGCGGGGCTGGGCATGCTGCGTTCGTACACCATCGAGCCGGGCGCGGAGGAGGGCGACCTGAAGGTCACCGACCATCCGCCGGAGCACATGCACCGGGCCATCGCGGCGGCGCTCGGCCTGGACACGATCACCGTGCTCACCGCGACGCAGGACGTGCACGCGGCCGAGCGCGAGCAGTGGGACGACGGCTGCAACGTGCTCGCCGTGGAGCCGGGCGTGGTGGTGGCCTACGAGCGCAACGCCACCACCAACACCTTCCTGCGCAAGCGCGGCATCGAGGTGATCGAGATCCCCGGCAGCGAACTCGGCCGGGGCCGCGGCGGCCCGCGCTGCATGAGCTGCCCTGTCGAGCGCGACGCGGTGTGAGAACCCCGACCTACGCCTCGACCTACGCCCTAGCCTGTATAAGCATGCCGATGATCGTATAGACTTCCACCCGGCCGGCTGGTGCCTCACCGGTACGCCGCCGGTACGTCGCAGCACTCGATCTAGGAGCTTCGCATGGCCGTCGACCTCAAGGGCCGGCACTTCCTCAAGGAACTGGACTTCACCGCGGAGGAGTTCGGCCACCTGGTGGCGCTGGCCGCCGAGCTGAAGGCGGCCAAGAAGGCCGGCGCCGAGGTGCGGCGGCTGAGCGGCCGCACCATCGCGCTGATCTTCGAGAAGACCTCGACCAGGACCCGCTGCTCCTTCGAGGTCGCCGCCGCCGACCAGGGCGCGCACACCACCTATCTCGACCCCTCGGGCTCGCAGATCGGCCACAAGGAGTCGGTCAGGGACACCGCCCGGGTGCTGGGCCGGATGTTCGACGGCATCGAGTACCGCGGCCACGGCCAGGCGGTGGTCGAGGAGCTGGCCGCGCACGCCGGGGTGCCGGTGTGGAACGGCCTGACCGACGAGTGGCACCCCACCCAGATGCTCGCCGACGTGCTCACCATGACCGAGCACAACCCGAAGCCGCTCACCGAGATCTCCTACGCCTACCTCGGCGACGCCCGCTCCAACATGGGCAACTCGCTGCTGGTCACCGGCGCGCTGCTGGGCATGGACGTGCGGATCGGCGCCCCCGAGGGACTGTGGCCGGACGCCACGGTGATCGCCGAGGCCCGGCGGCTGGCCGACGCCTCCGGGGCGCGGATCACCCTCACCCACGACGTGGCCGAGGCGGTGGCGGGCGTGGACCACGTGCACACCGACGTGTGGGTGTCGATGGGTGAGCCGAAGGAGGTCTGGGACGAACGGATCGCGCTGCTCAAGCCGTACGCGGTGACCGCCGACGTGCTGCGCGCCACCGGCAACCCGCAGGTCACCTTCCTGCACTGCCTGCCCGCGTTCCACGACCTGGGCACCGGCGTCGGCCGGGAGATCCACGCCCGGCACGGCCTGGAGTTTCTGGAGGTCTCCGACGAGGTCTTCGAGTCGGAGCGGTCCATCGTCTTCGACCAGGCGGAGAACCGGATGCACACGATCAAGGCGGTCCTGGTGGCGACCCTGGCCGGCTGAGCCCGACGCCGGCCCTCGGCGGCGCGGCCCGAGCCCCGGCCCTCGGCGGCGCGGCCCGAGCCCCGGCCCTCGGCGGCGCGGCCCGAGCGCCGTGTCCCGACGCCGGCGTCCCGCCCGCCCCGTCCCGCTCGCCGGCTCCAGCGGCCGTGCCTCCCCTGTGTCGCCTTGGTGACGACGGTCACGAACGAGTGATACCGTCGAGACGGAGGAGGCCGCGCATGAGTCCGCATCCCAGCTCCGCGAGCCCGACGCCCCACTGGCGCCATCTGCGCCTGGAGCACGACGACGGCGTCGCCACCGTCACGCTCGACCGCCCGGACCGGCTGAACGCGCTGACGTTCGGCGCCTACGCCGATCTGCGCGACCTGCTCGCCGAGCTGGCCCGCGAGGGCGGGACGCGCGCGCTGGTGCTGGCCGGGTCGGGCCGCGGGTTCTGCTCCGGCGGCGACGTCGAGGAGATCATCGGCGCCACCCTCGCGATGGGCGCGGGGGAGCTGCTCGACTTCACCCGGATGACCGGCCAGGTGGTGCGGGCGGTGCGGGAGGCCCCGTTCCCGGTGATCGCGGCGGTGCACGGGGTCGCCGCGGGTGCCGGGGCGGTCCTCGCGCTGGCCGCGGACTTCCGGATCGCCGAGCCCGACGCGCGGTTCGCCTTCCTCTTCACCCGGGTCGGCCTGTCCGGCGCCGACATGGGCGCCGCCTACCTGCTGCCGCGGGTGGTCGGCCTCGGGCACGCCACCCGGCTGCTGATGCTCGGCGAGACCGTCGACGCCGCCGAGGCGGAACGGATCGGCCTGGTCAGCTCCACCGCGCCCGAGGGCGGCGCGGACAAGGCCGCCGCAGCGCTCGCCCGCCGGCTCGCCGACGGCCCGGCGCTCGCGCACGCCCAGACCAAGGCCCTGCTCACCGCCGAACTCGACATGCCGCTCGCCGCGTCGGTGGAGATGGACGCCGCGACCCAGGCGCTGCTGATGACCGGCGAGGACTACGCGGAGTTCCACGCCGCGTTCACCGGCAAGCGCCCGCCGCGGTGGAAGGGCCGCTGACCGTGGCGCCCCCGGACGCGTCCGGCCCCGGCGCGCGCGTCGCCGTCATCGGCGGCGGCCCCGGCGGCCTCTACGCCGCCGCGCTGCTCCAGCGCCTCGACCCCGGACGCCGGATCACCGTGTGGGAGCGGGGCGCGCCCGAGGACAGCTTCGGCTTCGGCGTGGTCTTCTCCGACGAGACGCTCGGCGGCATCGCCGCCGCCGACCCGGTCGTGCACGCCGCCGTGGAGCGGGAGTTCGTCCGCTGGGACGCCATCGACATCCGGCACCGCGGCCGCACCACCCGCTCCGGCGGCCACGGGTTCGCCGCGCTGGACCGGCGCCGGCTGCTGGCGCTGCTGCGCGACCGCTGCCTCGACCTCGGGGTCGACGTCAGGACCCGCACGCCGGCCCCGCCCGCCGCCGAACTCGCCGCGGGACACGACCTGGTGATCGCCGCGGACGGCGCGCACAGCGCCACCCGCGCCGCGCACGCCGACGCCTTCGGCCCGCACCTGACCGCGCACGACTGCCGCTACATCTGGCTGTCGGCCGAACTCGCGCTGGACGCCTTCCGGTTCGAGATCGTGGAGACGCCGTACGGCGTGATGCAGGCGCACCTGTACCCGTACCGCGCCGACGCCGCGACCTTCATCGTGGAGATGACCCGACAGGTGTGGCGGCGGGCCGGGTTCGACGCGATGGACGAGGCGGAGTCGGTCGCCGCGTGCGAGAAGCTGTTCGCCGAGGTGCTCGGCGGCCGTCCGCTGCACGGCAACCGGTCGCGCTGGCAGCACTTCACCACCGTGGTCAACGACCGCTGGCGGCACGGCCGTACGGTCCTGCTCGGCGACGCCGCCCACACCGCGCACTTCTCCATCGGCTCCGGCACCAAGCTCGCCATGGAGGACGCCCTCGCGCTCGCCGCGTCGCTGCGCGAACAGCCGGACGTGGACACCGCGTTGGAGGCGTACGAAGCCGAGCGGCGGCCGGTGGTGGCCAGCACCCAGCGGGCGGCGCTGGCCAGTCTGGAGTGGTTCGAGCGGCTGGCCGGCTACCTCGACCAGCCGGCCCCGCAGTTCGCCTTCAACCTGCTGACCCGCAGCCGCCGCGTCACGCACGGCAACCTGCGGCTGCGCGACCGGGAGTTCACCGACGCCGTCGAGAAGGACTTCGGCGCGCCGCCCGGCACCCCGCCGATGTTCACGCCCTTCACCCTGCGCGGGCTGACCCTGCGCAACCGCGTCGTGGTCTCCCCGATGGACATGTACGCGGC from Actinacidiphila sp. DG2A-62 includes:
- the argF gene encoding ornithine carbamoyltransferase, yielding MAVDLKGRHFLKELDFTAEEFGHLVALAAELKAAKKAGAEVRRLSGRTIALIFEKTSTRTRCSFEVAAADQGAHTTYLDPSGSQIGHKESVRDTARVLGRMFDGIEYRGHGQAVVEELAAHAGVPVWNGLTDEWHPTQMLADVLTMTEHNPKPLTEISYAYLGDARSNMGNSLLVTGALLGMDVRIGAPEGLWPDATVIAEARRLADASGARITLTHDVAEAVAGVDHVHTDVWVSMGEPKEVWDERIALLKPYAVTADVLRATGNPQVTFLHCLPAFHDLGTGVGREIHARHGLEFLEVSDEVFESERSIVFDQAENRMHTIKAVLVATLAG
- a CDS encoding enoyl-CoA hydratase family protein — its product is MSPHPSSASPTPHWRHLRLEHDDGVATVTLDRPDRLNALTFGAYADLRDLLAELAREGGTRALVLAGSGRGFCSGGDVEEIIGATLAMGAGELLDFTRMTGQVVRAVREAPFPVIAAVHGVAAGAGAVLALAADFRIAEPDARFAFLFTRVGLSGADMGAAYLLPRVVGLGHATRLLMLGETVDAAEAERIGLVSSTAPEGGADKAAAALARRLADGPALAHAQTKALLTAELDMPLAASVEMDAATQALLMTGEDYAEFHAAFTGKRPPRWKGR
- a CDS encoding bifunctional salicylyl-CoA 5-hydroxylase/oxidoreductase, which produces MTVAPPDASGPGARVAVIGGGPGGLYAAALLQRLDPGRRITVWERGAPEDSFGFGVVFSDETLGGIAAADPVVHAAVEREFVRWDAIDIRHRGRTTRSGGHGFAALDRRRLLALLRDRCLDLGVDVRTRTPAPPAAELAAGHDLVIAADGAHSATRAAHADAFGPHLTAHDCRYIWLSAELALDAFRFEIVETPYGVMQAHLYPYRADAATFIVEMTRQVWRRAGFDAMDEAESVAACEKLFAEVLGGRPLHGNRSRWQHFTTVVNDRWRHGRTVLLGDAAHTAHFSIGSGTKLAMEDALALAASLREQPDVDTALEAYEAERRPVVASTQRAALASLEWFERLAGYLDQPAPQFAFNLLTRSRRVTHGNLRLRDREFTDAVEKDFGAPPGTPPMFTPFTLRGLTLRNRVVVSPMDMYAARDGVPGDFHLVHLGARALGGAGLVMTEMVCVSPQGRITPGCTGLWSDEQEAAWRRVTDFVHAAGPGGFGLGPGPGPAIGLQLGHSGRKGSTRLMWEGIDQPLPDGNWPLSAPSPLPYRSGVNQVPHALDEAGLVQIRGQFAQAAARGARAGFDLLELHCAHGYLLSSFLSPLTNRRTDRYGGDLAGGLRYPLDVLDAVRQAWPEDRPLTVRISATDWAPGGTTGDDAVTIARALAAHGADAVDVSTGQVVPDETPAYGRSYQTPYADRIRNETGMPVIAVGAISSWDDVNSLLLAGRADLCALARPHLYDPHWTLHAAAEQSYEGPAAPWPAPYAACRRPPPTGRTDAPKPRLSLDA